GGCCCACATCATCCTCCCTGACTCGACCGGCATCGCCCAGGACCGCGTGAATCCGCGCAAATTCGCGGACACGGCTGTTCCGCTGCTGTTTCAGACCCTCTCGCACGCCGGCTGTTACAAGAGCAGCATCGTCTCCAAGGTCATCGGCGGAGCGGAAATGTTTCCGCCGACCGAGAATCTCACGAACAATATCGGCACCCAGAACACCGCTTCCGCGATACGGGCGCTCGAGAAGCTCAGGATCCCAATCCTGGCGCAGGATATCGGCGGCCGCAGCGGCCGATCTCTCGAGATGAATCTCGCCACCGGGCGCATCAGCCTGACCGTGCTCGGCGAATCGGTGAAGGAGATCTGATGGCTCGACTTCCGCTGATCATGGGGCTGTTCCTCGCCCTGTCCATGTCCGCGCTGATCTCGACCCTCTCGCTGCTCGCGAAGGTGACGCTGGCGACGCTGTTGTTCCGGGCGCTGGCCTCGTTTTTCATCTTCGGGATTCTGGGAGCAATCACCGGCTCCGTCCTCGAGGTGCTCCTGATGCCGGCCACGACGAAGAAGGAAACGGAAAACCTGAAAAAGGAAATCGAGCTCGACCAGCAGCAGATCGAAACCGAACTTGGCGATCTTCTGTCGGAAATCGGCCCGGAAGAGTCGGCCGGCCGCGAGGAAAACGGCGCCAGGGAAGCCGCCGCCGGTTTTCAGCCGGCGACATTTCCACGGTATTCCGACGAAAATGGGAAAGCTGTATCGCGGGGCGATTCGGTTGTGGTATCCTGAGGCGGTTTAAACGCGGAGGACAGATGTGAACCACGATTCTCAATTGAGCAAGGCAGCCAGAGAAGAAAAGGAACGCGAGGCGACAGAGGCGCGAAAAGCCGCCGCACGCGCGCAGGACGAGGAAGACCAGAAGCTCTGGCAGCAGTACAAGACTTCCCGTGACCAGCGGATCAAGGATTCGCTGATCATGAAATACGCGTCGTTCGTCAAATACGTCGCCGGGCGCATCGCCGTGAACCTGCCCAGCAACGTCGAGTTCGACGACCTCGTCAGCTACGGCATTCTCGGCCTGATCGACGCGATAGACAAGTACGACACGGCCCGCAACGTCAAGTTCAAGACCTACGCAAAGACCCGCATCCGCGGCGCCATCTTCGACGAACTTCGCCTCCTCGACTGGACGCCGCGCTCGATCCGCCAGAAGGCTCGCAAACTCGAAAAGGCCTACGCCAAGCTCGAAGGCAAACTCGGCCGCGACGCGACCGACGAGGAAATCGCCGAGTTCCTGAAAATCGACATCTCCGAGCTTCACAAGCTGTTCGACGAGACGAAGAAGTCTCTCCTGCTCTCGCTCGACGAGATTTTCTACGACGACGAGGAAGGCTCCTCCCGCTTCGACTTCGTCGAAAACCAGAAAAGCGACAACCCCCAGCTGAAGATCGAGGAAGCCGAAGCCAAGCGGATTCTCGCCGACGCGATCTCGAAACTGTCCGAGCGCGAGCGCATGGTCATCACCCTGTATTACTACGAAGACCTGACCTCGAAGGAAATCGGAAAGATCCTCGGAGTTTCCGACTCGCGCGTCTCCCAGCTGCACACGAAGGCGATCCTCCGCCTGCGCGGCCGCCTCGCGCGNNNNNNNNNNNNNNNNNNNNNNNNNNNNNNNNNNNNNNNNNNNNNNNNNNNNNNNNNNNNNNNNNNNNNNNNNNNNNNNNNNNNNNNNNNNNNNNNNNNNCGGAACCGGGACAGCATCGAATTGATCGCGACCGCGAGTTCCTTGAGGCTGTCGTTGCGGCGCAGGTGAATCTCGAACGTCAGATCGCCGTTCGCGATGCGCTGTATGCTCTTT
The genomic region above belongs to Candidatus Ozemobacteraceae bacterium and contains:
- the whiG gene encoding RNA polymerase sigma factor WhiG — protein: MNHDSQLSKAAREEKEREATEARKAAARAQDEEDQKLWQQYKTSRDQRIKDSLIMKYASFVKYVAGRIAVNLPSNVEFDDLVSYGILGLIDAIDKYDTARNVKFKTYAKTRIRGAIFDELRLLDWTPRSIRQKARKLEKAYAKLEGKLGRDATDEEIAEFLKIDISELHKLFDETKKSLLLSLDEIFYDDEEGSSRFDFVENQKSDNPQLKIEEAEAKRILADAISKLSERERMVITLYYYEDLTSKEIGKILGVSDSRVSQLHTKAILRLRGRLAR
- a CDS encoding chemotaxis protein CheD, whose amino-acid sequence is MPEIYPVGMAEMRIARNPDILAAYGIGSCVIVAMYDPKTKIGGVAHIILPDSTGIAQDRVNPRKFADTAVPLLFQTLSHAGCYKSSIVSKVIGGAEMFPPTENLTNNIGTQNTASAIRALEKLRIPILAQDIGGRSGRSLEMNLATGRISLTVLGESVKEI